The proteins below come from a single Sphingomonas carotinifaciens genomic window:
- the hemA gene encoding 5-aminolevulinate synthase, translated as MSIDGTDVRVDYSRVFTQAIDRLHAEGRYRVFIDILRNKGAFPNARCFAGHNGPKPITVWCSNDYLAMGQHPKVIAAMEEALHDVGAGSGGTRNIGGNTHYHVDLEGELADLHGKEAALLFTSGYVSNEATLATIAKILPGCIIFSDELNHASMIAGIRNSGCEKRVFRHNDVAHLEELLREADPSVPKLIAFESVYSMEGDVAPIAAICDLADRYNALTYLDEVHAVGMYGARGGGISERDEVADRLTIIEGTLGKAFGVMGGYIAADRMIVDVIRSYAPGFIFTTSLSPVLVAGVLASVRHLKSSSVEREGQQASARMLKAMMREAGLPVMLGDTHIVPVMVGDPVKAKKISDILLAEYGVYVQPINYPTVPRGTERLRFTPGPAHTPAMMRELTDALVEIWGRLELRMAA; from the coding sequence ATGAGCATCGACGGCACGGACGTGCGCGTGGACTATTCGCGCGTTTTTACCCAGGCAATCGACCGGCTGCACGCCGAGGGCCGCTACCGCGTCTTTATCGACATCCTGCGCAACAAGGGCGCGTTCCCCAATGCGCGCTGCTTTGCCGGGCATAACGGGCCCAAGCCGATCACGGTGTGGTGTTCCAACGACTATCTGGCGATGGGGCAGCACCCCAAGGTGATCGCCGCGATGGAGGAAGCGCTGCACGATGTCGGCGCAGGCTCGGGCGGCACGCGCAACATCGGCGGCAACACCCATTACCATGTCGATCTGGAAGGCGAGCTGGCCGACCTGCACGGCAAGGAGGCCGCGCTTCTGTTCACCAGCGGCTATGTCTCGAACGAGGCGACGCTGGCGACGATCGCCAAGATCCTGCCGGGCTGCATCATCTTTTCGGACGAGCTGAACCACGCATCGATGATCGCGGGCATCCGCAATTCGGGGTGCGAGAAGCGGGTGTTCCGCCACAATGACGTGGCGCATCTGGAAGAATTGCTGCGCGAGGCGGATCCGTCGGTCCCCAAGCTGATCGCGTTCGAGAGCGTCTATTCGATGGAGGGCGATGTCGCCCCGATTGCGGCGATCTGCGACCTGGCGGACCGGTACAACGCGCTGACCTATCTGGACGAGGTGCATGCGGTGGGCATGTACGGCGCGCGCGGCGGCGGCATTTCCGAGCGTGACGAGGTGGCGGACCGGCTGACCATCATCGAGGGAACGCTGGGCAAGGCGTTCGGGGTGATGGGCGGATATATCGCGGCGGACCGGATGATCGTGGACGTGATCCGCTCCTATGCGCCGGGGTTCATCTTCACGACCTCGCTGTCGCCGGTGCTGGTTGCGGGCGTGCTGGCCAGCGTGCGGCACCTGAAATCCTCCAGCGTCGAGCGCGAGGGGCAGCAGGCATCCGCCCGGATGCTGAAGGCGATGATGCGCGAGGCCGGCCTGCCGGTGATGCTGGGCGACACGCATATCGTGCCGGTGATGGTGGGCGATCCGGTCAAGGCCAAGAAGATCAGCGATATCCTGCTGGCCGAATACGGCGTCTATGTGCAGCCGATCAATTATCCGACCGTGCCGCGCGGCACCGAGCGGCTGCGCTTCACCCCCGGGCCGGCGCATACGCCGGCGATGATGCGCGAACTGACCGATGCACTGGTGGAGATCTGGGGGCGGCTGGAATTGCGGATGGCGGCCTGA
- the murI gene encoding glutamate racemase: MSDARPILFFDSGVGGLSVVAPTTELLPRAPIVYAADSAGFPYGTKSEAEIAARVPALLGRLVERYRPRLVVIACNTASTIALPAVRAALDVPVVGTVPAIKPAAAMSESRVIGVLGTEATVRQPYVDDLAARFAGDCTVLRHGSAALVMLAEGALAGVAPSPEAVAGELQGLFGQPGGERIDVIVNACTHFPLLEGDMAAVAPAGVRFVDGGPGIARRIAYLTDRQDWPEAPVAGRLVFTRLGARERAIAATLATRGFPVVEAL, from the coding sequence ATGAGCGACGCGCGGCCGATCCTGTTCTTCGATTCCGGTGTGGGCGGATTGTCGGTGGTGGCGCCGACGACCGAGCTGCTGCCGCGTGCGCCGATCGTCTATGCGGCGGATTCGGCGGGCTTTCCGTACGGGACGAAAAGCGAGGCGGAAATCGCGGCGCGCGTGCCCGCGCTGCTGGGGCGGCTGGTGGAGCGGTATCGCCCGCGGCTGGTGGTGATCGCGTGCAACACCGCGTCCACCATCGCGCTCCCCGCGGTGCGCGCCGCGCTCGACGTGCCCGTGGTGGGGACGGTGCCGGCGATCAAGCCGGCCGCGGCGATGAGCGAAAGCCGCGTCATCGGCGTGCTGGGCACCGAGGCGACGGTGCGCCAGCCCTATGTCGACGATCTGGCGGCGCGCTTTGCGGGCGACTGCACGGTGCTGCGCCATGGATCGGCGGCGCTGGTGATGCTGGCGGAGGGGGCGCTGGCGGGCGTGGCGCCGTCCCCCGAAGCGGTGGCGGGCGAGTTGCAGGGCTTGTTCGGGCAGCCCGGCGGCGAGCGGATCGATGTGATCGTCAATGCCTGCACGCACTTCCCGCTGCTGGAAGGGGACATGGCGGCGGTGGCGCCGGCGGGGGTGCGCTTCGTGGATGGCGGGCCGGGAATCGCGCGGCGGATCGCCTATCTGACGGACAGGCAGGACTGGCCGGAGGCGCCGGTGGCGGGACGGCTGGTGTTCACCCGACTCGGGGCGCGCGAGCGGGCGATCGCGGCGACGCTGGCGACCCGTGGTTTTCCCGTGGTGGAGGCGCTGTAA
- the plsY gene encoding glycerol-3-phosphate 1-O-acyltransferase PlsY, with amino-acid sequence MPTEIVWAPPVLALLFGYLLGSIPFGIILTRLAGAGDLRQIGSGNIGATNVLRTGRKGLAAATLLLDLVKGFAAVAIVAHVSPGDAPLAAAAAFIGHCYPVWLRFRGGKGVATLMGVVLALHWPIGLVFACVWLGLLATLRISAVAGMAAAISAPVAAAIFGRFDLVMLLIALALIVVWKHGANIERLLAGTEPRIGRRARG; translated from the coding sequence TTGCCAACCGAAATCGTCTGGGCTCCGCCCGTGCTGGCCTTGCTGTTCGGCTACCTGCTGGGGTCGATCCCCTTTGGAATCATCCTCACGCGGCTCGCCGGCGCGGGCGACCTGCGCCAGATAGGATCGGGCAATATCGGCGCCACCAACGTGCTGCGCACCGGCCGCAAGGGGCTGGCCGCCGCCACGCTGCTGCTCGATCTCGTCAAGGGGTTCGCGGCCGTCGCGATCGTCGCGCATGTCTCGCCCGGTGACGCGCCGCTCGCCGCCGCCGCCGCGTTCATCGGCCATTGCTATCCGGTCTGGCTGCGCTTTCGCGGGGGCAAGGGCGTGGCGACGCTGATGGGCGTCGTGCTCGCGCTCCACTGGCCGATCGGCCTCGTCTTCGCCTGTGTCTGGCTCGGCCTGCTCGCCACGCTGCGCATCTCCGCGGTGGCCGGCATGGCGGCGGCGATCAGCGCGCCGGTCGCGGCCGCCATCTTCGGTCGCTTCGATCTGGTCATGCTGCTGATCGCGCTCGCGCTCATCGTCGTGTGGAAGCACGGCGCCAATATCGAGCGCCTGCTCGCCGGAACGGAGCCGCGCATCGGCCGCCGCGCGCGTGGCTGA
- the dprA gene encoding DNA-processing protein DprA → MADEVGARLRLIRTAGIGPVTYAQLIARFGTAQAALDALPTLARRGGGAAPAPPPLAQVEREIAEVHRLGARHLFLGDPDYPRLLAHIDTAPPALIVRGDLSLARRPCVAIVGARNASAAACRFARQLALALGQEGVTIVSGLARGIDTAAHAGSIDTGTVGVIASGIDIAFPPENADLQQAVATRGLLLAEQPPGTEPRARHFPSRNRIIAGLATGTVVVEAAPKSGSLITARLATEMGRDVMAVPGSPLDPRAQGCNLLIRDGAILIQSAADILEQIRPLDPRMVEAPTSRYTGPPPQDASDADRRAVTALLGPVPVAIDELIRQANAAPAIVQTVLLELELAGRLERHAGARVSLQL, encoded by the coding sequence GTGGCTGACGAGGTCGGGGCCCGCCTTCGCCTCATCCGCACCGCCGGCATCGGCCCGGTCACCTATGCGCAGCTGATCGCCCGCTTCGGCACCGCGCAGGCCGCGCTCGACGCGCTTCCCACCCTTGCCCGCCGCGGCGGGGGTGCCGCCCCCGCCCCGCCCCCGCTGGCGCAGGTCGAGCGCGAGATCGCGGAGGTCCACCGGCTCGGCGCGCGCCACCTCTTCCTCGGCGACCCAGATTATCCGCGCCTGCTCGCCCATATCGACACCGCGCCGCCCGCGCTCATCGTCCGCGGCGACCTGTCGCTCGCGCGCCGCCCCTGCGTCGCGATCGTCGGCGCGCGCAACGCGTCGGCCGCCGCCTGCCGCTTCGCGCGCCAACTGGCGCTCGCCCTGGGGCAGGAGGGTGTCACGATCGTCTCCGGCCTCGCCCGCGGCATCGACACCGCCGCTCATGCCGGCAGCATCGACACCGGCACCGTGGGTGTCATCGCCAGCGGCATCGACATCGCCTTCCCGCCCGAAAATGCCGACCTGCAACAGGCGGTTGCCACCCGCGGGCTCCTTCTGGCCGAACAGCCCCCCGGCACCGAGCCGCGCGCCCGCCACTTCCCCTCGCGCAACCGCATCATCGCCGGCCTCGCCACCGGCACCGTCGTCGTGGAGGCCGCGCCGAAGTCCGGCTCGCTCATCACTGCCCGCCTCGCTACCGAGATGGGCCGCGACGTCATGGCCGTCCCCGGCAGCCCCCTCGACCCCCGCGCGCAAGGCTGCAACCTCCTGATCCGCGACGGCGCCATCCTCATCCAGTCCGCCGCCGACATCCTCGAACAGATCCGCCCCCTCGACCCCCGCATGGTGGAGGCACCCACCAGCCGCTACACCGGCCCGCCCCCGCAGGACGCCAGCGACGCCGACCGCCGCGCCGTCACCGCGCTGCTCGGCCCCGTCCCCGTCGCGATCGACGAACTCATCCGCCAGGCGAACGCGGCCCCCGCCATCGTCCAGACGGTGCTGCTCGAACTGGAACTCGCCGGCCGCCTGGAACGCCACGCCGGCGCCCGCGTCAGCCTGCAACTCTAA
- a CDS encoding DMT family transporter produces MAYLYLFIAILAEVTGTSFMKLSEGFTRPVPSLVTALGYAIAFYFLSLTLKTIPTGIAYAIWSGVGIVLISAVAWVFQGQKLDAPAMIGMALIIAGVVVMNAFSRAGGH; encoded by the coding sequence ATGGCGTATCTTTACCTGTTCATCGCGATCCTGGCGGAGGTGACCGGCACTTCCTTCATGAAGCTGTCGGAAGGATTTACCCGGCCGGTGCCGTCGCTGGTGACGGCCTTGGGCTATGCGATCGCCTTTTACTTCCTGTCGCTGACGCTGAAGACGATCCCGACGGGCATCGCCTATGCGATCTGGTCGGGGGTGGGGATCGTGCTGATCTCGGCGGTGGCGTGGGTGTTCCAGGGGCAGAAGCTGGATGCGCCGGCGATGATCGGCATGGCGCTGATCATCGCCGGGGTGGTGGTGATGAACGCCTTTTCGCGCGCCGGGGGGCATTGA
- the topA gene encoding type I DNA topoisomerase, with protein sequence MQLVIVESPAKAKTIEKYLGGDYRVLASYGHVRDLPPKDGSVNPDEGFAMEWENYADKAKQLKAIADEAKKADRLILATDPDREGEAISWHVREVLKNRKALPKAVERVTFNAITKPAILHAMQNPRELDTDLIDAYRARRALDYLVGFTLSPVLWRKLPGAKSAGRVQSVALRLIVGREREIEAFRPQEYWSVTAEMEQDGTPFTARLVQWEGRKLDRLSIGNEGDATRAKADVEAGRFSVQSVETKPATRNPPPPFTTSTLQQEAARKLGFSADHTMRIAQQLYEDGAITYMRTDGVQMDGSAISAARKAVAERYDASYVPDKPRQYQSKAKNAQEAHEAIRPTDFSRDRAGSGDHGRLYDLIWKRALASQMASARMERTTIDMADGTGRHVLRATGQVVLFPGYLALYEEGQDDAADEESRRLPRLRDGDAPAKKDVKAEQHFTQPPPRFSEASLVKRMEELGIGRPSTYASIIKTLKERAYVRVEKNRFFAEESGRLVTAFLERFFERYVGFDYTAELEEELDDVSGGRAQWQAVLEAFWRDFKPRTNEVMEQQPSAITAELDQFLAPYLFPEKADGSDPRLCPNCGEGKLALRGGRFGAFIACSNYPECKYTRRFAQGGEAAGEDTGPETLGKDPETGLPVERKSGRFGPYIQLGEGKEAKRASIPKDVDLDLEWALKLLSLPRTIGNHPETGEPITASIGRYGPYLAHSGKYARLQSTAEVFETGMNAAVAKLADAAAGGGRPARGAAREPVKILGKHPRTEAEIKLMEGRYGPYVTDGETNATIPKTVDKDQLTLEEAAQLIDARAAAAPPKKKKAAPKKAAAKKTAEKKPAAKKPAAKKTAAKPATAEEDPPF encoded by the coding sequence ATGCAGCTCGTCATCGTCGAATCCCCCGCCAAGGCGAAAACCATCGAGAAATATCTCGGCGGCGATTACCGCGTCCTCGCCAGCTATGGTCACGTCCGCGACCTGCCGCCCAAGGACGGCTCGGTGAACCCCGATGAAGGGTTCGCGATGGAATGGGAAAATTACGCCGACAAGGCCAAGCAGCTCAAGGCGATCGCCGACGAGGCGAAGAAGGCCGACCGCCTGATCCTCGCCACCGACCCGGATCGCGAGGGCGAGGCGATTTCGTGGCACGTGCGCGAGGTGCTGAAGAACCGCAAGGCGCTGCCCAAGGCGGTGGAGCGCGTCACCTTCAACGCGATCACCAAGCCCGCGATCCTGCACGCGATGCAGAATCCGCGCGAACTCGATACCGACCTGATCGACGCCTATCGCGCCCGCCGCGCGCTCGATTATCTGGTCGGCTTCACCCTGTCGCCGGTGCTGTGGCGCAAGCTGCCCGGCGCCAAGTCGGCGGGCCGCGTCCAGTCGGTGGCGCTGCGCCTGATCGTCGGGCGCGAGCGCGAGATCGAGGCGTTCCGCCCCCAGGAATACTGGTCCGTCACCGCCGAGATGGAGCAGGACGGCACCCCCTTCACCGCGCGGCTGGTCCAGTGGGAGGGCAGGAAGCTCGACCGCCTGTCGATCGGCAATGAAGGCGACGCCACCCGCGCGAAGGCCGATGTCGAGGCGGGCCGCTTCTCCGTCCAGTCGGTCGAGACCAAGCCCGCGACGCGCAACCCGCCGCCGCCCTTCACCACCTCGACGCTCCAGCAGGAGGCGGCGCGCAAGCTCGGCTTCTCCGCCGACCACACGATGCGGATCGCGCAACAACTCTATGAGGACGGCGCGATCACCTATATGCGTACCGACGGCGTGCAGATGGACGGCAGCGCCATCTCGGCCGCGCGCAAGGCCGTCGCCGAGCGCTACGACGCCAGCTATGTGCCGGACAAGCCCCGCCAATATCAGTCCAAGGCGAAGAACGCACAGGAAGCGCACGAGGCGATCCGCCCCACCGACTTCTCCCGCGACCGGGCCGGCTCGGGCGATCATGGCCGCCTGTACGACCTGATCTGGAAGCGCGCGCTCGCCAGCCAGATGGCGTCGGCCCGGATGGAGCGCACCACCATCGACATGGCCGACGGCACCGGCCGCCACGTGCTGCGCGCGACCGGACAGGTCGTGCTCTTCCCCGGCTATCTCGCGCTCTACGAAGAGGGTCAGGACGATGCCGCGGACGAGGAATCGCGCCGCCTGCCCCGCCTGCGCGACGGCGATGCGCCCGCGAAGAAGGACGTAAAGGCCGAGCAGCATTTCACCCAGCCGCCGCCCCGCTTCTCGGAAGCCTCGCTGGTCAAGCGCATGGAGGAACTCGGCATCGGCCGCCCCTCCACCTATGCCTCGATCATCAAGACGCTGAAGGAACGCGCCTATGTGCGCGTCGAGAAGAACCGCTTCTTCGCGGAAGAAAGCGGCCGGCTGGTGACCGCCTTCCTTGAACGCTTTTTCGAGCGTTATGTCGGCTTCGACTATACCGCCGAACTTGAAGAGGAACTCGACGACGTCTCGGGCGGCCGCGCGCAGTGGCAGGCGGTGCTGGAAGCGTTCTGGCGCGACTTCAAGCCGCGCACCAACGAGGTGATGGAGCAGCAGCCCTCGGCGATCACCGCCGAATTGGACCAGTTCCTCGCCCCCTACCTCTTTCCGGAAAAGGCGGACGGCTCGGACCCGCGTCTCTGCCCCAATTGCGGCGAGGGCAAGCTGGCGCTGCGCGGCGGCCGCTTCGGCGCGTTCATCGCCTGCTCCAACTATCCCGAATGCAAATACACCCGCCGCTTCGCGCAAGGGGGCGAGGCGGCCGGTGAGGACACCGGCCCCGAGACGCTGGGCAAGGACCCCGAAACCGGCCTGCCGGTGGAGCGTAAGTCCGGCCGCTTCGGCCCCTATATCCAGCTCGGCGAGGGCAAGGAGGCCAAGCGCGCCTCCATCCCCAAGGATGTCGATCTCGATCTGGAATGGGCGCTGAAGCTGCTCAGCTTGCCGCGCACCATCGGCAACCACCCGGAAACGGGCGAGCCGATCACCGCCTCGATCGGCCGCTATGGCCCTTATTTGGCGCACAGCGGCAAATATGCCCGGCTTCAGTCCACCGCCGAGGTGTTCGAAACCGGCATGAACGCCGCCGTCGCCAAGCTGGCGGATGCCGCGGCCGGTGGCGGTCGCCCCGCCCGCGGCGCCGCGCGCGAGCCGGTGAAGATCCTAGGCAAGCATCCCCGCACCGAGGCCGAGATCAAGCTGATGGAGGGCCGCTACGGTCCTTACGTCACCGACGGCGAAACCAACGCGACGATCCCCAAGACCGTCGACAAGGACCAGCTGACGCTGGAGGAAGCCGCCCAGCTGATCGACGCCCGCGCCGCCGCCGCGCCGCCCAAGAAGAAAAAGGCCGCGCCGAAAAAGGCTGCGGCCAAGAAGACGGCGGAGAAGAAGCCGGCAGCCAAGAAACCAGCGGCAAAGAAAACGGCCGCCAAGCCCGCCACCGCGGAAGAAGATCCCCCCTTCTAA
- a CDS encoding ABC transporter ATP-binding protein — protein sequence MTDEDDDLFPRASVLRRVLGFTFALWRRAPRLAAACALAMMLGTLTEIFVPLFAGRMIDAVGQGARGAAMSAFAAIVALGGAMVVFRHLGWWAITPLTLNMMRDVTVEAFARVQRLSSDWHANAFSGSTVRRITRGMWALDTLNDVLLLSLLPSVTVLAGTVLLLGLHWPVLGAVMGVGAVAYIALTVGLATRVLAPIARLSNQWDTRIGGVLADAIGTNAVVKAFGGEAREEERLAHTVAKWRRRTRRTWMAFTWAGSGQLALLWVIRVAVTGVALWLWGQGRASAGDVAYVLTSYLVLNGYLRDIGQHIHQLQRSVNEMEELVQLHDEPAGVADRAGAQPIRVSDGAIRFEGVTFRYAGQDRPLYAALDVAIPAGQRVGLVGPSGSGKTSFVKLIQRLYDVDAGRITIDGQDIAHATQRSLRGQVAIVPQEPVLFHRTLAENIGYGRPEASMAEIEEAARLANAHDFIMRLPKGYRTPVGERGVKLSGGERQRVAIARAFLADAPILVLDEATSSLDSESEAAIQQAMERLMVGRTAIVIAHRLSTVRALDRILVFDHGRIVEDGPHETLIAAEDGRYRRLFERQAGAGVAEIVG from the coding sequence ATGACCGATGAAGACGATGACCTGTTTCCGCGCGCGTCGGTGTTGCGGCGCGTGCTGGGGTTCACCTTTGCATTGTGGCGGCGGGCGCCGCGGCTGGCGGCGGCATGTGCGCTGGCGATGATGCTGGGCACGCTGACCGAGATATTCGTGCCGCTGTTCGCCGGGCGGATGATCGATGCGGTGGGGCAGGGGGCGCGGGGGGCGGCGATGTCGGCCTTTGCCGCGATCGTCGCGCTGGGCGGGGCGATGGTCGTTTTCCGTCATCTGGGATGGTGGGCGATCACGCCCCTGACGCTGAACATGATGCGCGACGTGACGGTGGAAGCGTTTGCGCGCGTCCAGCGGCTGTCGAGCGACTGGCATGCCAATGCGTTTTCGGGGTCGACGGTGCGGCGGATCACGCGCGGCATGTGGGCGCTGGATACGCTGAACGACGTGCTGCTCCTGTCGCTGCTCCCCTCGGTGACGGTGCTGGCGGGAACGGTGCTGCTGCTGGGGCTGCACTGGCCGGTGCTGGGTGCGGTGATGGGGGTGGGCGCGGTCGCCTATATCGCGCTGACGGTCGGATTGGCGACGCGGGTGCTGGCGCCGATCGCGCGGCTGTCGAACCAGTGGGATACGCGGATCGGCGGCGTGCTGGCTGATGCGATCGGCACCAATGCGGTGGTCAAGGCCTTTGGCGGCGAGGCGCGCGAGGAGGAACGGCTGGCACACACCGTCGCCAAATGGCGGCGGCGGACGCGCCGGACCTGGATGGCGTTCACCTGGGCGGGATCGGGGCAGCTGGCGCTGCTGTGGGTGATCCGCGTCGCGGTGACGGGCGTGGCGCTGTGGCTGTGGGGGCAGGGCCGGGCGAGCGCGGGCGACGTCGCCTATGTGCTGACCAGCTATCTGGTGCTGAACGGCTATCTGCGCGACATCGGCCAGCACATCCATCAGTTGCAACGGTCGGTGAACGAGATGGAGGAACTGGTGCAGCTCCATGACGAGCCCGCAGGCGTTGCCGACCGGGCGGGTGCGCAGCCGATCCGGGTGAGCGACGGCGCGATCCGGTTCGAGGGGGTGACGTTCCGCTATGCCGGGCAGGACAGGCCGCTCTATGCCGCGCTGGACGTGGCGATCCCGGCGGGGCAGCGCGTCGGGCTGGTGGGGCCGTCGGGATCGGGCAAGACCAGCTTCGTCAAGCTGATCCAGCGATTGTACGACGTGGATGCGGGGCGCATCACCATCGACGGGCAGGATATCGCGCACGCCACGCAAAGGTCGCTGCGCGGCCAAGTGGCGATCGTGCCGCAGGAGCCGGTGCTGTTCCACCGGACGCTGGCGGAGAATATCGGTTACGGCCGGCCGGAGGCGAGCATGGCCGAGATCGAGGAGGCGGCGCGGCTGGCCAACGCGCACGACTTCATCATGCGGCTGCCCAAGGGATACCGGACGCCGGTCGGCGAGCGCGGGGTGAAGCTGTCGGGCGGCGAGCGGCAGCGGGTGGCGATCGCCCGCGCCTTTCTGGCGGATGCGCCGATCCTGGTGCTGGACGAGGCGACGTCGAGCCTGGATTCGGAAAGCGAGGCGGCGATCCAGCAGGCGATGGAGCGGCTGATGGTGGGGCGCACCGCGATCGTGATCGCACACCGGCTGTCGACCGTCAGGGCGCTGGACCGCATTCTGGTGTTCGACCACGGGCGGATCGTCGAGGACGGGCCGCATGAGACGCTGATCGCCGCCGAGGACGGGCGGTATCGGCGGTTGTTCGAGCGGCAGGCCGGCGCGGGGGTGGCGGAGATTGTGGGGTAG